In the Topomyia yanbarensis strain Yona2022 chromosome 3, ASM3024719v1, whole genome shotgun sequence genome, one interval contains:
- the LOC131686771 gene encoding uncharacterized protein LOC131686771: MDTVRSEENIEKPSKITNSIFWLVEKTACLVSKKLLQRNNRTHLACRQSKSSERKALPLKIRIAQLAMEKRKQRATIEKLQSEVCQMTTEVKYLLEQRRILKLPTARYHPRQKLSDVLDVNLETIYEDKVLNLCVINDRFRLNEIRKEKRTASNKIRVKKYTV, encoded by the exons ATGGACACAGTTCGATCAgaggaaaatattgaaaagccaTCGAAAATTACAAACAGTATTTTTTGGTtagtggaaaaaactgcttgcTTGGTTTCGAAAAAG CTACTCCAACGTAATAATAGAACCCATCTGGCTTGCAGGCAGTCCAAATCTAGTGAAAGAAAAGCGTTACCATTGAAAATACGAATCGCACAATTGGCGATGGAAAAGCGAAAACAGCGGGCAACGATTGAAAAACTTCAGTCGGAAGTCTGTCAAATGACTACCGAGGTGAAGTATTTGCTCGAGCAGCGACGGATACTAAAGCTTCCAACAGCACGATACCATCCTCGACAAAAGCTGAGCGATGTTTTGGATGTAAATCTTGAAACCATATA TGAAGATAAGGTGCTGAATTTGTGCGTGATCAATGACCGTTTTAGACTGAACGAAATCAGAAAAGAGAAACGGACGGCAAGCAACAAAATTCGTGTGAAAAAATATACGGTTTAA